A single genomic interval of Coccidioides posadasii str. Silveira chromosome 1, complete sequence harbors:
- the TOP2 gene encoding DNA topoisomerase 2 (BUSCO:21651at4751~EggNog:ENOG410PG8V~COG:B~BUSCO:422at33183), with protein sequence MDSPIDSVFEDESASSDFMPDPAPKARAKPKTTAAKKTSTAKAPAKKATQTTLKVKAASKSTGVKKRPQNEPENDVSSDEDVDMLDDDSLLSNTPPKPVKKGKAVGAAKKSTANPLSTVQNESVTNEASSGKSSDQYQKLSQVEHIIKRPDTYIGSIERTQQNMWVYNSTTDQMEYREVSYVPGLYKIFDEILVNAADNKQRDNNMSEIKVTLDMEAGEISVWNNGRGIPVEIHSKEKIYIPELIFGHLLTSSNYDDDQAKVTGGRNGYGAKLCNIFSTEFTVETADSRSKKKYRQTWQDNMSKMGKAKITESKGNDYTKITFKPDFKKFGMEGMDADFEALVKRRVYDLAGTCRVTVRLNGSRIPISNFKKYMEMYTKAIKRERGEEAASDKSEIVTDSTEPRWEIGFAVSDGSFQQVSFVNSIATTSGGTHVNYISDQICSKLADAVKKKNKTGPLLKPAQIRNHIFLFVNCLIVNPAFTSQTKEQLTTKQSQFGSKCVLSEEFLKKILKTQVMQNIMHFAEQKADQILKKTDGSRRARMNNPKLTDANKAGTKEGHHCTLILTEGDSAKGLAMAGRAVVGPDLFGVFPLRGKLLNVRDASVDQISKNQEIQNIKNFLGLQHKKEYTDTRGLRYGHLMIMTDQDHDGSHIKGLLINYLQVAFPSLLKIPGFLIEFITPIVKVWKGDPKNPTASKSFFTLPEYEEWKKSHGHDRRWDKKYYKGLGTSSTEDAEVYFRDLDRHLKEFHAMQDTEAQLIDLAFSKKKADDRKEWLRQFKPGTYLDHSVDKITYTDFINKELILFSMADNIRSIPSVVDGLKPGQRKVLYAMFKRNVKKDMKVVELGGYVSGMTAYQHGEASLQQTIVGLAQTFVGSNNVNCLEPSGNFGSRLQGGSDCASARYIHTRLSPFARRIFHAADEPLLKSNIDDGKVIEPEVYVPVVPMILINGADGIGTGWSTSIPNFNPEDVVANLRRLMDGESLVPMKPWFRGFTGEVTASGDRYKFSGIIKQTGDCEVEITELPIRTWTQDFKDKLEEIIKAEKAPSFIKDYKDYNTHSKVHFIIQMDEKHMKKALEDGLEERFKLSKTIATTNMVAFDAEGRITKYDTAEDILKAFYAVRIRFYEKRKQHLLAQLHKELDKFTNQARFVQMIIDGKLVISKKRKPKLIEELKEKGFKPIPKAVDAAKEGENEPAVEEEESEEDEQLSSDVFDYLLGMPLWSLTQERVEKLLRQIGDKELEIDALIKLSKEDLWKRDLDEFITEWRNQLEDEERRAKKARSYGRRTSTKLKTAGRGPASKKRKALGDDDDSDFAPKAKKATVVNKVKPKGGLLDYLSKPAAKSKTKATRLDSTSETEDFEAEVIPQKKSRAASSKKPEAATTFAFSDSEDDKDDILSKETDERAREPARPPSPDIPAISDSDDYKPKPAKKATAVSKKAPKEDDDSDIEIVPKPRQRAARTNRKPIVYDSSSSESDNGDDLLGDVSKMVKGLDSKSADPVSGSPTLFSSEYSRPGAGVGSKPAPKALKASTEFDLDETDYSKLIPLNSPRRSLLVKPKDGKDTKMDLDEEAKPVPEKAKPAVTKAKPAPKASAKTTKVASSAGTRTTTQRAPMKRAAASTKQLQLSPAAKAYASKKSKTSKALADGFSDDDIDAMANDILDSSGSEDEVAAKAPAAAPARGRPARRAAATAKKPTYVIDDDSEDGIPSASSSDDFSDI encoded by the exons ATGGACTCCCCTATCGACTCCGTCTTTGAGGATGAGAGCGCGAGCTCTGACTTTATGCCGGACCCCGCGCCC AAAGCCAGGGCAAAGCCGAAAACGACCGCCGCGAAGAAGACTTCCACGGCAAAGGCTCCCGCAAAGAAAGCAACTCAGACTACGCTCAAGGTCAAAGCCGCCTCCAAGTCGACCGGCGTGAAGAAGCGCCCTCAAAATGAACCCGAAAACGATGTCTCGAGCGATGAAGATGTCGACATGCTGGACGATGATTCGCTCCTCTCGAACACGCCGCCCAAGCCCGTCAAGAAGGGTAAGGCCGTAGGGGCCGCCAAAAAATCTACCGCCAACCCCCTTTCGACTGTGCAAAATGAATCGGTCACGAACGAGGCGAGCAGTGGAAAGTCTAGCGACCAATATCAAAAG CTTTCCCAAGTCGAACACATCATCAAACGCCCCGACACGTACATCGGTTCTATCGAACGCACCCAGCAGAACATGTGGGTTTACAACTCGACCACCGATCAGATGGAATACCGGGAGGTCTCTTACGTCCCCGGTCTCTATAAAATATTTGATGAGATCCTGGTCAACGCTGCCGATAACAAGCAGAGAGACAACAACATGAGTGAGATAAAAGTCACTCTCGATATGGAAGCCGGAGAAATTAGCGTGTGGAACAATGGTCGTGGTATTCCAGTCGAGATCCACTCG aaagaaaaaatctACATCCCGGAACTGATCTTCGGGCACCTGTTGACGTCCTCAAATTACGACGATGACCAAGCAAAGGTTACCGGCGGTCGAAACGGGTACGGCGCCAAGCTTTGTAACATATTCAGCACCGAGTTTACCGTCGAGACAGCTGATTCAAGGTCCAAGAAGAAGTACAGGCAGACGTGGCAAGATAACATGTCCAAGATGGGAAAGGCCAAGATTACAGAATCCAAAGGGAATGATTACACAAAGATCACCTTTAAACCTGATTTCAAGAAATTTGGAATGGAGGGGATGGACGCAGATTTTGAAGCCCTGGTGAAGCGCCGCGTCTATGACTTGGCAGGTACCTGCCGAGTCACCGTCAGGCTGAACGGCTCAAGAATTCCCATCAGCAACTTCAAAAAGTACATGGAAATGTATACCAAGGCCATCAAACGCGAGCGCGGAGAGGAGGCCGCCTCAGACAAGAGCGAGATCGTAACAGACAGCACCGAGCCCCGATGGGAGATTGGCTTCGCTGTGTCGGATGGCTCGTTCCAACAGGTGTCCTTTGTCAATTCAATAGCAACTACCTCTGGAGGAACCCATGTCAACTATATCAGTGATCAGATCTGCTCTAAATTAGCGGATGCCgtgaagaaaaagaacaagaccGGACCCCTCTTGAAACCTGCGCAAATACGCAACCATATATTTCTGTTTGTAAATTGTCTGATCGTTAATCCGGCATTTACCTCTCAAACAAAGGAACAATTGACCACAAAGCAAAGTCAGTTCGGGAGCAAATGCGTCCTCTCGGAAGaatttttgaagaagattttgaaaacACAGGTCATGCAGAACATCATGCATTTTGCGGAGCAAAAAGCGGACCAGATCCTCAAGAAAACTGACGGAAGTCGTCGAGCCCGTATGAATAACCCGAAGCTTACGGACGCCAACAAAGCGGGAACAAAGGAAGGCCACCACTGTACGCTCATTCTCACCGAAGGAGATTCCGCCAAGGGCCTTGCGATGGCTGGCAGAGCGGTTGTCGGTCCTGATCTCTTTGGTGTTTTCCCGCTGCGGGGAAAGCTACTCAATGTTCGCGATGCGTCCGTTGACCAGATATCCAAGAACCAGGAAATTCAAAATATCAAAAACTTCCTTGGTTTGCAGCACAAGAAAGAGTATACTGACACGCGGGGCCTTCGCTATGGCCATCTCATGATCATGACAGATCAGGATCATGACGGAAGCCACATCAAAGGTCTACTGATCAATTACCTTCAGGTGGCTTTCCCCAGCCTGCTCAAGATTCCCGGTTTCTTGATCGAATTCATTACTCCAATCGTTAAGGTTTGGAAAGGCGATCCCAAGAACCCTACTGCGTCCAAATCGTTCTTCACCCTCCCCGAATATGAAGAATGGAAAAAATCTCACGGCCACGATCGCAGGTGGGACAAGAAGTACTACAAGGGTCTGGGAACCAGTTCAACGGAGGACGCCGAGGTGTACTTCCGAGACTTGGATAGACACTTGAAGGAGTTCCACGCCATGCAAGACACTGAAGCGCAGTTGATCGACCTCGCCTTCTCcaagaagaaagcagatGACCGGAAAGAATGGCTCCGCCAATTCAAACCCGGCACCTATCTCGACCATTCCGTCGATAAAATCACGTACACTGATTTTATTAACAAAGAACTGATCTTGTTCAGCATGGCGGATAATATTCGTTCGATTCCCTCGGTTGTGGATGGGTTGAAACCTGGGCAGCGAAAAGTTCTGTATGCCATGTTTAAGCGTAACGTGAAGAAGGACATGAAGGTTGTTGAGCTTGGTGGTTACGTATCTGGCATGACAGCCTATCAGCACGGCGAAGCTTCCCTTCAGCAGACTATTGTTGGCCTTGCACAGACGTTTGTTGGATCGAATAACGTGAATTGCCTGGAGCCCAGCGGCAATTTCGGTAGTCGTCTTCAAGGAGGTTCCGATTGCGCCAGTGCGCGTTACATCCATACCAGACTTTCGCCATTTGCAAGACGCATATTCCATGCCGCCGACGAACCTTTGCTGAAGAGCAACATCGACGACGGCAAGGTCATTGAACCCGAGGTTTATGTCCCTGTTGTACCGATGATTCTGATAAATGGTGCCGATGGTATTGGCACTGGCTGGAGTACATCTATCCCGAACTTTAACCCCGAAGACGTTGTAGCCAATTTGAGGCGTCTGATGGATGGTGAATCTCTCGTGCCGATGAAGCCATGGTTCCGTGGATTTACCGGCGAAGTAACAGCGTCGGGGGATCGATACAAGTTTAGCGGAATTATCAAGCAGACCGGTGATTGTGAGGTCGAGATCACCGAGCTTCCTATCAGAACTTGGACTCAAGATTTCAAGGATAAGCTGGAGGAGATCATCAAGGCCGAGAAAGCACCATCCTTTATCAAGGACTATAAGGATTACAACACACATAGCAAAGTCCATTTTATCATACAGATGGATGAGAAGCACATGAAGAAGGCGCTTGAAGATGGCCTTGAAGAGAGATTCAAGCTATCGAAGACCATTGCCACGACAAATATGGTGGCATTCGACGCGGAAGGGCGGATCACAAAATATGACACTGCGGAGGACATTTTAAAAGCTTTCTATGCCGTACGAATCAGGTTCTACGAGAAACGAAAG CAACATCTACTCGCTCAGTTGCACAAGGAACTGGATAAATTCACCAATCAAGCCAGATTCGTACAAATGATCATCGACGGCAAACTTGTCATCTCCAAAAAGCGAAAGCCCAAGCTGATCGAGGAattgaaagaaaagggatTCAAGCCCATTCCAAAGGCTGTCGACGCAGCCAAAGAGGGTGAAAACGAGCCGgctgttgaagaagaagagagcgAAGAAGATGAGCAACTCAGCTCAGACGTCTTCGACTACCTGCTTGGT ATGCCCTTGTGGTCGTTGACCCAAGAACGAGTTGAGAAGTTGCTTCGTCAAATTGGCGACAAAGAACTTGAGATAGACGCGCTCATTAAGTTATCGAAGGAAGACCTCTGGAAACGGGATCTGGATGAATTCATAACTGAATGGAGAAACCAACTCGAAGATGAGGAACGGCGAGCCAAGAAAGCTCGAAGCTACGGCAGACGCACTTCAACGAAACTCAAGACGGCAGGTCGCGGCCCCGCATCTAAGAAACGAAAAGCACTTGGGGATGACGACGATAGCGACTTCGCACCTAAGGCAAAGAAGGCGACAGTAGTAAATAAAGTGAAACCCAAGGGCGGACTCCTCGACTATCTCAGCAAACCTGCAGCAAAATCGAAAACAAAAGCCACGCGCCTTGATAGTACTAGTGAGACTGAGGATTTTGAAGCAGAAGTCATACCGCAGAAGAAATCGAGAGCCGCTTCGAGCAAAAAACCAGAGGCGGCTACTACATTTGCCTTCAGTGACTCAGAAGATGATAAAGATGACATCCTTTCTAAGGAGACGGACGAGAGGGCACGGGAACCCGCCAGGCCTCCGTCGCCGGACATTCCAGCAATCTCAGATAGCGATGACTATAAACCCAAGCCAGCAAAGAAAGCGACCGCTGTGTCCAAGAAGGCTCCAAAGGAGGATGACGATTCTGACATTGAAATTGTTCCAAAGCCACGCCAGCGAGCAGCTCGCACAAACCGAAAGCCTATCGTATATGATTCCAGCTCGTCTGAGAGCGACAACGGCGATGACTTGCTCGGTGATGTTAGCAAAATGGTCAAAGGCCTAGATTCTAAGAGCGCAGATCCGGTCTCAGGATCCCCCACACTTTTCTCTTCCGAATATTCACGGCCTGGCGCCGGTGTCGGATCCAAACCAGCTCCCAAGGCGCTAAAGGCCAGCACGGAGTTTGATCTCGACGAAACAGATTATTCGAAGCTGATTCCACTGAACTCGCCGCGCCGCTCTCTCCTCGTTAAGCCCAAGGATGGAAAAGATACAAAGATGGATTTAGATGAGGAAGCGAAGCCCGTGCCCGAAAAGGCTAAGCCAGCGGTTACAAAAGCCAAGCCTGCACCTAAGGCATCAGCGAAGACGACCAAGGTAGCA